A genomic region of Trichothermofontia sichuanensis B231 contains the following coding sequences:
- a CDS encoding site-2 protease family protein: protein MTAASETVTTVLISLVAIAILGWGFFRARPYGKLGILAWLQSVVLMVPWLLFFGLFALGIYLNLAAILLLLVSSTVIYIFLGRQLRAAGQDAIAQKKAARLAQRTPSPDSHEVATTEPPATDAEETAAPDRPVVSGEITPSSAPVSSPPLGILPIPAEDLKQIQTIFGIDTFFATETIPYQDGAIFRGNLRTDPEAAYSRLAAKLDTILGDRYRLFLVENSDGRPVVIVLPSANDPQPLTWTQRGLAVLLLVATVFTCLERGSLQYGIDLVAKPSAILPSLPISLGVVAVLVAHELGHWLLARRYQVRLSWPFFIPAWQLGTFGAITRIESLLPNRSVLFDIVFAGPAAGGLVALGLLLVGLLLPPTSAGITVPSQFFEGSMLVGALARIVLGEGLREQLVTVHPLAIAGWLGLVITALNLMPAGQLDGGRLIQAIYGRKTLSRTTVATLIFLAIACLVNPIALYWAIIILFLQRQPERPSLNELTEPNDTRASLALLALFLMAATLLPLTPSLAGRLGIGG from the coding sequence ATGACTGCTGCATCAGAAACAGTGACAACCGTCCTCATCTCCCTGGTCGCGATCGCGATTTTAGGGTGGGGCTTTTTTCGCGCCCGTCCCTACGGCAAGCTAGGGATTCTGGCGTGGTTACAATCGGTTGTCTTAATGGTTCCCTGGCTGCTCTTTTTTGGGCTGTTTGCCCTGGGAATCTACCTGAATCTGGCAGCGATTTTGCTATTACTCGTCAGTTCAACGGTCATCTATATCTTCCTGGGGCGCCAACTCCGGGCCGCAGGCCAAGACGCGATCGCCCAGAAAAAAGCAGCCCGTCTCGCCCAACGCACCCCCTCACCAGACTCGCATGAGGTAGCAACAACCGAGCCACCGGCCACCGATGCGGAGGAAACTGCCGCCCCCGATCGTCCCGTTGTGTCGGGGGAGATCACACCGAGTAGCGCTCCCGTCAGTTCCCCACCGCTCGGGATTTTGCCCATTCCTGCCGAAGATTTGAAACAAATTCAGACTATTTTTGGGATTGATACCTTTTTCGCAACTGAGACGATTCCGTACCAAGATGGGGCCATCTTTCGGGGCAATCTCCGCACCGATCCAGAAGCGGCTTACAGTCGCCTAGCAGCCAAGTTGGACACGATCTTGGGCGATCGCTACCGGCTATTCTTGGTCGAGAATTCCGACGGTCGGCCCGTCGTAATTGTGTTGCCTAGTGCCAATGATCCACAACCGTTAACCTGGACACAGCGGGGCCTTGCCGTTTTATTGCTGGTGGCAACCGTATTTACCTGCCTAGAGCGGGGCAGTTTACAGTATGGGATTGATCTGGTAGCCAAACCCAGCGCAATTCTTCCGAGTTTACCCATCTCCCTAGGCGTGGTCGCTGTTCTGGTTGCCCATGAATTGGGGCACTGGTTGCTGGCACGCCGCTATCAGGTCCGACTCAGTTGGCCCTTTTTTATCCCGGCATGGCAGTTGGGGACCTTTGGGGCCATCACCCGGATTGAGTCACTGCTGCCGAATCGGAGCGTGTTATTCGATATCGTATTTGCAGGGCCGGCTGCCGGTGGCCTGGTGGCCCTCGGACTGCTGCTAGTCGGCCTGCTACTGCCGCCCACCAGCGCCGGGATTACGGTTCCGTCGCAGTTTTTTGAGGGGTCAATGCTGGTGGGTGCCCTGGCCCGGATTGTGCTGGGGGAAGGTTTACGGGAGCAGTTAGTGACAGTCCATCCCCTGGCGATCGCCGGTTGGCTGGGCCTGGTGATCACTGCCCTCAATCTGATGCCAGCGGGTCAGTTAGATGGTGGACGGCTCATCCAGGCAATTTATGGTCGCAAAACCTTGAGCCGGACCACGGTAGCCACGCTAATTTTTCTGGCGATCGCTTGCCTGGTCAACCCCATTGCCCTCTACTGGGCCATCATCATCCTTTTTCTCCAACGGCAACCAGAACGCCCCAGTCTGAATGAGCTAACCGAACCCAATGATACCCGCGCCTCCCTGGCGCTCCTAGCCCTATTCCTCATGGCGGCAACCTTGCTCCCCCTGACTCCCAGTCTGGCAGGTCGTCTGGGTATTGGCGGCTAA
- a CDS encoding amidase produces the protein MNVSNAAHASELAFSSALAQAHLIRTGELSPRELVEHYLDRIQRYDSQLGSFVSVCAEQALAEAEAKTAWLASERPATLPPFFGVPIAIKDLHAVAGLPYSLGVAALKDTIATYDEGGVSRIKQAGFIILGKTATSELGSFPYTEPPGFAPTRNPWHLDYTAGGSSGGSAAAVAAGLCPVAQGSDGGGSIRGPAHCCGIVGIKPSRGRITHAPLGDYLSGITIQGPLARTVADAAALLDVLAGYTLGDPYWLPDPEPSFLAQAQRAVETPIAPLRIAVSTTIPPIGEADPTCQQAVHSVATHLAAMGHRVEEGCPDFTAMIEPFIQVWQTGVVAAGVPIAALSPVNQWLFEQANARSAADYLNAVGKLQVAARQIVAFFSTVDVLVLPVFRHPPIRVGEWADLAPDAVFDRIVNWVSPCPPWNATGQPAIALPTGLGANGVPTGVQLIGRPAAEATLIALAAQLEALHYPPQRPSAFAETMA, from the coding sequence ATGAATGTTTCTAATGCTGCTCATGCTTCTGAGCTAGCCTTTAGTTCGGCCCTTGCCCAAGCCCACCTGATCCGTACTGGCGAACTGTCGCCGCGAGAATTGGTAGAGCACTACCTCGATCGGATTCAACGCTACGATTCCCAACTGGGCAGTTTTGTGAGTGTCTGCGCGGAGCAGGCCCTGGCCGAGGCCGAGGCGAAAACGGCGTGGCTGGCCAGTGAGCGTCCGGCCACCCTGCCGCCTTTTTTTGGGGTGCCGATCGCAATTAAGGACCTCCATGCCGTTGCGGGGCTGCCCTATAGTCTGGGAGTTGCCGCCTTAAAAGACACCATTGCAACCTATGACGAGGGCGGGGTGAGCCGAATTAAGCAGGCGGGGTTTATTATTCTGGGGAAAACCGCGACTTCGGAATTGGGGTCGTTTCCCTATACCGAACCCCCTGGCTTCGCACCCACCCGGAATCCCTGGCACCTGGACTACACCGCTGGCGGCTCTAGTGGCGGCTCTGCCGCCGCCGTCGCGGCAGGACTCTGCCCAGTAGCCCAGGGGTCGGACGGGGGCGGCTCGATTCGGGGACCGGCTCACTGCTGCGGCATTGTGGGGATTAAGCCCTCGCGGGGACGGATCACCCATGCGCCCCTAGGGGATTACCTGAGTGGCATCACGATTCAAGGGCCGTTAGCCCGCACGGTAGCAGATGCCGCTGCTTTATTAGATGTGTTGGCTGGATATACCCTGGGTGATCCCTACTGGTTGCCCGATCCAGAACCATCGTTCCTGGCCCAAGCCCAGCGAGCCGTTGAGACCCCGATCGCCCCCCTGCGGATTGCTGTCTCGACCACGATCCCGCCGATCGGGGAAGCGGACCCGACGTGTCAACAGGCTGTGCACTCGGTCGCTACCCACCTAGCGGCAATGGGCCACCGCGTCGAGGAAGGGTGCCCAGACTTCACCGCCATGATTGAACCGTTTATTCAGGTTTGGCAAACCGGAGTAGTGGCGGCGGGGGTACCGATTGCCGCGCTGAGTCCGGTCAACCAATGGTTATTTGAACAGGCCAATGCGCGATCGGCGGCGGACTATCTCAACGCCGTGGGGAAATTACAGGTCGCTGCCCGACAAATTGTGGCATTTTTTAGCACAGTGGATGTTTTGGTCCTGCCCGTCTTTCGTCATCCCCCGATCCGGGTCGGCGAGTGGGCTGATCTCGCGCCGGATGCGGTGTTCGATCGCATTGTTAATTGGGTCTCCCCCTGCCCGCCCTGGAATGCCACCGGTCAACCCGCCATCGCCCTCCCAACCGGATTGGGGGCCAATGGGGTACCCACGGGGGTGCAGTTAATTGGACGGCCCGCCGCCGAGGCAACGTTAATTGCCCTTGCGGCCCAGTTGGAAGCTTTGCACTATCCGCCCCAACGTCCATCAGCCTTTGCAGAGACGATGGCCTGA
- a CDS encoding thiol-disulfide oxidoreductase DCC family protein gives MTYSVIYDGNCNLCVTLVQLLERLDRGQQFRFAPMQDRATLARLGITPAECELGMILVRNADPRQRWQGSAAAEEIGRLLPGGEGVIRAYRSLPALKQAGDRLYEQVRDRRYRLFGRCDRTYISPYPLCEPGMCSPWDTAPVPASSPSQAVSMTTVITDASP, from the coding sequence ATGACATACAGTGTGATTTATGACGGGAATTGCAACCTCTGTGTCACCTTGGTTCAGCTTCTGGAGCGCCTCGATCGCGGCCAACAGTTTCGGTTTGCCCCCATGCAGGATCGCGCCACCCTTGCTCGTCTGGGGATCACTCCCGCCGAATGTGAATTGGGCATGATTTTGGTTCGGAATGCCGATCCGCGCCAGCGTTGGCAGGGCAGTGCGGCGGCTGAGGAAATCGGTCGCCTATTACCAGGCGGTGAGGGTGTCATTAGGGCCTATCGATCGCTACCAGCTTTAAAACAAGCGGGCGATCGCCTTTATGAACAGGTCCGTGATCGTCGGTATCGACTCTTTGGACGCTGCGATCGCACCTACATCAGCCCCTATCCCCTTTGTGAACCGGGGATGTGTTCCCCTTGGGATACGGCACCCGTCCCAGCGTCGTCTCCTTCGCAAGCTGTATCCATGACTACAGTCATCACCGATGCCTCGCCCTGA
- a CDS encoding biotin--[acetyl-CoA-carboxylase] ligase yields the protein MPAAPPTDWEAFPQYWATLLATQATQAPAAPWPLPQQVHILPQVVSTNETLWQYLAQGHPVGTTVIAQHQTAGRGQWGRHWASATGGLYLSWSCAPHLPAEGAAQLTLCSAWGIATALRQWAIPVAIKWPNDLVLQGRKLGGILTETRLRGDIIHQAVVGVGINWANPVPPVGINLQTFWAELAAGATAIFTEANAPGWEKRPATLAHLAAIVLYGMVTGYAYWQHEGIAKLLPAYESLLSQHYRTVEVNGQSLTIVGLTPEGALRVQGTTATGRKAKTEQIFRPGQIRLGYDVNEF from the coding sequence ATGCCCGCTGCCCCCCCGACCGACTGGGAGGCTTTCCCTCAATACTGGGCTACCCTCCTGGCGACCCAAGCGACCCAAGCCCCTGCGGCCCCGTGGCCCCTCCCCCAGCAGGTTCATATCCTGCCCCAGGTAGTTTCTACCAACGAAACCCTGTGGCAATATCTTGCTCAAGGGCATCCCGTCGGGACAACGGTCATTGCCCAACACCAAACCGCCGGACGGGGTCAATGGGGCCGCCACTGGGCATCGGCAACCGGGGGGCTGTATTTATCCTGGTCCTGTGCCCCCCATCTGCCTGCTGAGGGGGCGGCTCAGTTAACTCTCTGTAGTGCGTGGGGCATTGCAACGGCGTTACGGCAATGGGCCATCCCCGTGGCGATCAAGTGGCCCAATGATCTCGTGTTACAGGGGCGTAAGTTAGGGGGGATTTTGACGGAAACGCGGCTGCGCGGGGACATCATCCACCAAGCAGTCGTTGGGGTGGGGATCAATTGGGCCAACCCAGTACCGCCCGTGGGCATCAACCTGCAAACCTTTTGGGCTGAACTTGCGGCAGGCGCGACCGCGATATTCACCGAAGCCAACGCACCTGGGTGGGAAAAGCGTCCGGCCACCCTTGCCCACCTTGCTGCGATCGTCCTGTACGGAATGGTGACTGGTTACGCCTACTGGCAACATGAGGGCATCGCTAAACTGCTCCCAGCCTATGAGTCCCTGCTGAGCCAGCATTACCGAACGGTTGAGGTTAACGGTCAATCCCTGACAATCGTTGGCCTTACGCCAGAGGGTGCCCTGCGGGTACAGGGAACCACTGCCACGGGGAGAAAGGCGAAGACAGAACAAATTTTCCGGCCCGGACAGATTCGCCTCGGCTATGATGTGAATGAATTCTAA
- a CDS encoding peptidoglycan DD-metalloendopeptidase family protein gives MKSSPPEQSCKQCLCLHPQRRRWIAGLGWVCGLGLLQGGGVLAQDAADLMVPTYEAAPPVAEPAPLPPPTIAPPADPPPAPLPQVTLPEAPPEVLLSPQEAPVANDAVAPAPGTYIDGSDYSLGATSSYETAPDVVLLERSTGCQAVVAAGSTAPGSLCSPASSGNTAWSPSGVSGESYAPAPSDRWHQPVGINPNSIFQFNPGQTLANGQAYLNRTAIGRTLSFLKRLGNPNRNALFPLPFPVPITSVFGWRLHPISVEWRFHSGTDLGADIGTPVLAAFAGKVTIADFMGGYGLTVVLEHPEAAQETLYAHLSQILVRPGDTVEQGAVIGLVGSTGNSTGPHLHFEVRQLTPEGWITLDPGHQLEVALARLVQALQLAQAEPKPTTPLPKMGPPAPFVGPPLPPSA, from the coding sequence ATGAAGTCATCCCCCCCAGAACAGTCTTGCAAGCAGTGCTTGTGCCTGCATCCGCAGCGACGCCGCTGGATCGCCGGTTTAGGTTGGGTGTGCGGCTTGGGTCTCCTCCAGGGTGGTGGGGTTCTGGCCCAGGACGCTGCTGACCTGATGGTTCCCACCTATGAGGCGGCGCCACCGGTTGCCGAACCGGCGCCACTGCCGCCGCCCACGATCGCGCCGCCTGCCGATCCGCCACCGGCTCCGCTTCCCCAGGTGACCCTGCCGGAAGCTCCCCCAGAAGTCTTGCTATCGCCGCAGGAAGCCCCTGTCGCTAATGACGCCGTGGCCCCGGCCCCAGGGACATATATTGATGGCTCGGACTACTCGCTGGGGGCAACCAGTAGCTACGAAACGGCTCCCGATGTGGTGCTATTGGAGCGATCGACGGGGTGTCAAGCAGTGGTAGCGGCAGGTAGTACTGCCCCCGGTAGCCTTTGTTCCCCTGCCTCCTCAGGCAATACGGCCTGGTCACCATCGGGAGTGTCGGGTGAATCCTATGCCCCTGCCCCTTCCGATCGCTGGCATCAACCAGTGGGCATTAATCCCAATTCCATCTTTCAATTTAATCCTGGTCAAACCCTGGCAAACGGTCAAGCCTATCTGAACCGCACCGCCATTGGACGGACCCTGAGCTTCCTCAAACGCTTGGGCAACCCTAACCGGAATGCCCTGTTTCCCCTCCCCTTCCCTGTACCGATTACGTCTGTCTTTGGCTGGCGACTGCATCCAATCTCTGTTGAGTGGCGCTTCCACTCTGGGACGGACCTAGGGGCAGATATTGGTACGCCCGTGTTAGCGGCCTTTGCTGGCAAGGTAACGATCGCGGACTTTATGGGCGGGTATGGCCTCACGGTGGTCTTGGAACATCCCGAAGCGGCTCAAGAAACCCTCTACGCCCACCTATCCCAGATTTTGGTACGACCGGGAGATACGGTGGAGCAGGGGGCCGTCATTGGTTTAGTGGGCAGTACAGGGAACTCCACTGGACCACACCTGCACTTTGAGGTCCGTCAATTGACGCCGGAAGGGTGGATTACCCTCGATCCAGGTCATCAGCTCGAAGTGGCGTTAGCGCGTCTTGTTCAGGCTTTGCAACTGGCTCAAGCGGAACCTAAACCGACCACGCCTCTGCCCAAAATGGGACCCCCAGCCCCCTTTGTCGGCCCGCCCTTACCGCCTTCGGCATAG
- a CDS encoding cysteine synthase A codes for MDIKNGFPGAVGNTPLIRLNSFSEETGCEILGKAEFMNPGGSVKDRAALYIIEDAERQGRLRPGGTVVEGTAGNTGIGLAHICNAKGYRCLIVIPDTQSQEKIDTLRTLGAEVRTVPAVPYKDPNNYVKLSGRIAAEMDNAIWANQFDNLANRQAHYETTGPEIWTQTGGKVDAWVAATGTGGTYAGVAMFLKERKASLKAVLADPMGSGLYSYAKTGEITIMGNSITEGIGNSRVTANMAGAPIDDAIQIDDQECLRVLYQLLRKDGLFMGGSVGINVGAAVALAKQMGPGHTIVTVLCDSGSRYQSRLYNREWLASKGLTMPE; via the coding sequence ATGGATATCAAAAACGGCTTTCCGGGCGCAGTTGGGAATACCCCCCTGATCCGCCTCAATAGCTTTAGTGAGGAAACCGGCTGTGAAATCCTCGGCAAGGCCGAATTCATGAATCCTGGCGGCTCCGTCAAGGATCGGGCTGCCCTCTACATCATCGAAGATGCCGAACGCCAGGGCCGACTGCGACCGGGTGGCACTGTGGTGGAAGGCACGGCAGGCAATACCGGCATTGGCCTTGCCCACATCTGTAATGCCAAGGGCTACCGATGCCTGATTGTGATTCCCGATACCCAGTCCCAGGAAAAAATCGATACTCTGCGGACCCTGGGGGCAGAAGTTCGCACAGTTCCCGCTGTTCCTTATAAAGATCCCAATAATTACGTCAAATTGTCGGGGCGGATTGCTGCCGAAATGGATAATGCCATCTGGGCCAACCAGTTCGACAATCTTGCTAACCGTCAGGCTCACTACGAAACCACAGGACCGGAAATCTGGACCCAAACGGGCGGCAAGGTTGATGCCTGGGTGGCGGCGACGGGGACAGGCGGTACCTATGCCGGGGTAGCTATGTTTCTCAAGGAACGCAAGGCGAGCCTGAAAGCGGTGCTGGCCGATCCGATGGGCAGTGGCTTGTATAGCTATGCCAAAACAGGTGAAATCACGATTATGGGCAACTCCATTACCGAGGGTATTGGCAACAGCCGCGTTACCGCCAATATGGCAGGGGCACCGATCGACGATGCAATCCAAATTGACGATCAGGAGTGTCTGCGGGTGCTCTATCAACTATTACGCAAGGATGGCCTGTTCATGGGTGGCTCCGTGGGGATTAACGTGGGGGCGGCGGTGGCCCTGGCTAAACAGATGGGACCAGGGCACACGATCGTTACTGTCCTGTGCGATAGCGGCTCCCGCTACCAGTCTCGCCTTTATAACCGGGAGTGGTTGGCTAGTAAGGGTCTGACCATGCCGGAATAA
- a CDS encoding FAD-dependent hydroxylase, with amino-acid sequence MSANLVVDSPQRQGQPTDCCQPPQTYDVTIVGGGIVGLTLACALQKSGLRIALIEAQTQSVAVQKGQAYAISLLSSQIFQAIGVWEAIRPHISPFRQIRLSDADHPGIVQFFSQDLGTEDLGYVAEHRVLLAALQAKLQDCPTVDWLCPATVVAVEQEATQAVVKIQQGETERLLRSRLVVAADGARSPLRTAAHIKTYGWQYWQTCLVCTVKPERPHAEIAYERFWPSGPFAILPLPNNRCRIVWTAPRPEAEALLALDDASFVAELRRRYGEQMGELTVEGDRFLFPVRLMQCERYIGPRLALVGDAAHGCHPVGGQGMNLGIRDVAALAEVIQRAHQAGQDWGSPAVLAEYDRWRRRENWIILGFTDFLVRLFSNEWLPLVLTRRLGLWLLRHVSPVKLAALRLMTGLSGRQPQLVSDRG; translated from the coding sequence ATGTCTGCAAATCTAGTTGTTGATTCTCCCCAACGCCAAGGTCAGCCTACGGATTGCTGCCAGCCTCCCCAAACTTACGACGTGACGATCGTTGGGGGCGGCATCGTCGGTCTAACTCTGGCCTGTGCCTTGCAAAAGAGTGGATTACGCATAGCACTGATTGAGGCCCAAACCCAATCCGTCGCGGTGCAGAAAGGACAAGCCTACGCTATTTCCCTGTTGTCAAGTCAGATTTTTCAGGCGATCGGGGTTTGGGAAGCTATTCGTCCCCACATTAGCCCCTTTCGTCAAATTCGCCTCTCCGATGCGGATCATCCCGGTATCGTGCAATTTTTCTCCCAGGATCTCGGCACAGAAGATTTGGGTTACGTGGCTGAGCATCGGGTACTGTTAGCGGCCTTGCAGGCCAAACTCCAGGACTGTCCAACGGTCGATTGGCTATGTCCTGCTACCGTAGTGGCTGTTGAGCAGGAGGCGACCCAGGCGGTTGTCAAAATTCAGCAGGGGGAAACTGAACGGTTACTGCGATCGCGCCTGGTTGTGGCAGCCGATGGTGCCCGCTCGCCCCTGCGGACGGCTGCTCACATTAAAACCTATGGTTGGCAATACTGGCAAACCTGCTTGGTTTGCACGGTTAAACCAGAGCGGCCCCATGCCGAAATTGCCTATGAACGGTTTTGGCCCAGTGGTCCCTTTGCCATTTTGCCCTTGCCCAATAACCGGTGTCGCATTGTCTGGACTGCCCCGCGCCCGGAGGCTGAAGCCTTACTCGCCCTAGATGATGCCAGCTTTGTGGCAGAACTGCGCCGCCGCTATGGGGAGCAGATGGGCGAATTGACGGTGGAGGGCGATCGCTTCCTGTTTCCGGTGCGGTTGATGCAGTGTGAGCGGTATATTGGACCGCGCCTAGCCCTGGTGGGGGATGCGGCCCACGGCTGCCATCCCGTTGGTGGCCAGGGGATGAATCTGGGCATTCGTGATGTTGCGGCCTTGGCCGAGGTGATCCAACGTGCCCACCAAGCAGGGCAAGACTGGGGAAGTCCAGCCGTTTTGGCTGAGTACGATCGCTGGCGACGGCGCGAGAATTGGATCATCTTGGGGTTTACAGATTTCCTCGTGCGCCTCTTTTCTAATGAATGGCTGCCCCTGGTACTGACACGGCGGTTGGGTCTATGGTTACTGCGCCATGTCTCCCCCGTTAAACTGGCAGCCCTACGGTTGATGACGGGCTTGAGTGGCCGCCAACCTCAACTGGTCAGCGATCGGGGTTAA
- a CDS encoding ATP-dependent Zn protease, whose amino-acid sequence MSQPVLNLFAVTIFGLTMAALWGPVIHLPPGVPATAALTLLGLVAFDAVGLQGQGQGLLRDWVARRSPAYRQRILYHEAGHFLIAYLLQVPVTGYSLSAWEAFRQGLPGQGGIRFDDRALQAELSQGQLSAHWLNRYTQIWLAGIVAEELVYGQALGGQDDRQQLATLWRHLQRPPADRAYQERWAMYQVRQQLQTYRPVLDALVCALEQRAAVAVCQQIIDQTVAQMANTEDNPG is encoded by the coding sequence ATGTCCCAACCGGTTCTGAATTTATTTGCCGTCACGATTTTCGGTTTGACGATGGCGGCCCTCTGGGGACCCGTGATCCACCTTCCTCCTGGCGTTCCGGCGACAGCAGCACTCACCCTGCTGGGCCTGGTGGCCTTTGATGCAGTTGGCTTACAGGGGCAGGGGCAGGGATTATTACGGGATTGGGTAGCACGGCGATCGCCCGCCTATCGCCAGCGCATTCTCTACCATGAGGCGGGCCATTTCCTCATAGCTTATCTGCTCCAAGTCCCAGTAACGGGCTACAGCCTCAGTGCATGGGAAGCCTTTCGGCAAGGGCTGCCCGGTCAGGGAGGGATTCGCTTTGACGATCGTGCCTTGCAGGCGGAACTCAGCCAGGGTCAGTTGTCGGCCCACTGGCTGAACCGCTACACCCAAATCTGGCTAGCGGGGATCGTGGCCGAAGAATTGGTCTATGGACAAGCCCTGGGTGGACAGGACGATCGTCAGCAACTCGCGACCCTCTGGCGACACCTGCAACGCCCCCCTGCCGATCGCGCCTATCAGGAACGCTGGGCGATGTATCAGGTCCGCCAACAGTTACAAACTTACCGCCCGGTCCTGGATGCGTTAGTGTGTGCCCTCGAACAACGGGCGGCGGTGGCAGTGTGCCAGCAGATCATTGATCAGACAGTTGCACAGATGGCAAATACTGAGGACAACCCTGGTTGA
- a CDS encoding M15 family metallopeptidase, whose amino-acid sequence MDNLIRIPETQATHADGDDLEEALVPLEHLRHFREDALPDDIPEAFREVVHPRPRPWRQQRWVLFLSLFSLGVLAFGFGVGLNLVPQRLNPTGAAASSARPANATGGNNEQPGAASPAADTLLGHLAYAEAPADSLKAITEDGSLKLRAAAADKFLAMQADARAAGVELVPLSAYRSLQDQEHLFFDVKAARGQNPTERAEVSAPPGHSEHHTGYAIDIGDGAQPDTNLQFSFADTAAFQWLQENAAYYSFELSFPKDNPQGVAYEPWHWRFVGDRDSLETFYKAHQLRQAAATNPQ is encoded by the coding sequence TTGGATAACCTCATACGTATACCCGAAACCCAAGCCACCCATGCCGACGGTGACGATTTAGAGGAGGCATTGGTCCCCCTAGAGCATTTGCGCCATTTTCGGGAGGATGCCCTACCAGATGATATTCCCGAAGCGTTCCGGGAGGTGGTCCATCCTCGCCCCAGACCGTGGCGTCAACAACGATGGGTGCTGTTTCTCAGCCTCTTCTCCCTGGGGGTCCTGGCCTTTGGCTTTGGGGTTGGCTTGAATTTAGTCCCCCAACGGTTGAACCCAACGGGCGCTGCTGCCTCCAGTGCCCGCCCAGCAAATGCAACTGGGGGGAATAACGAGCAGCCAGGGGCGGCTTCACCAGCCGCAGATACCCTGCTGGGCCACCTTGCCTATGCCGAAGCCCCAGCGGACAGCTTGAAAGCGATTACAGAGGATGGGAGTCTGAAATTACGGGCCGCTGCGGCTGACAAGTTTTTAGCCATGCAGGCCGATGCCCGGGCGGCTGGGGTTGAGCTAGTCCCCCTATCGGCCTATCGATCGCTCCAAGATCAGGAACATCTGTTCTTTGACGTGAAGGCAGCACGGGGCCAAAATCCCACGGAACGGGCAGAGGTGAGTGCACCGCCGGGCCACAGTGAGCACCATACGGGTTATGCGATCGATATTGGGGATGGTGCTCAACCGGATACTAACCTTCAGTTCAGCTTTGCCGACACAGCCGCCTTTCAATGGCTCCAGGAAAATGCAGCCTACTACAGCTTTGAGCTATCCTTCCCAAAGGATAATCCTCAGGGCGTGGCCTATGAACCTTGGCACTGGCGGTTTGTGGGCGATCGTGACAGCTTAGAGACCTTCTACAAGGCACACCAATTGCGTCAAGCAGCGGCGACCAATCCCCAGTAG
- a CDS encoding AEC family transporter, whose product MVDKLLTLYLQLGGGVLCGLLLGRLLPATVPYRLGKFLFWIGVPLSIVGFLQQAQLGGAVWLAPAIAWVAILLGVFLAWLWLNWPQRFRPTDHQPTPWSKSERGSFMLTAMVGNTGYLGYPVSLSLVGPQYFAWALFYDMVGTLLGAYGLGVVLAAYFGRGDRSVGPLLRSLVYNPAPWSLGLGLVLRQLPLPAPVEQGLLGTAWAMLGLSLLLIGMRLGQLSSWRSLQQGLQSLSIKMLTVPLLVGIALSLAGITGAPRLVLVLQAAMPPAFATLVISEAYDLDRTLTVTCLAVGTVGLLMTLPLWLWLFGL is encoded by the coding sequence TTGGTTGATAAACTCCTAACGCTCTATCTCCAACTCGGTGGCGGTGTCCTCTGCGGTCTACTGCTCGGACGCCTCCTGCCAGCAACGGTTCCCTATCGCCTCGGTAAGTTCCTGTTTTGGATTGGGGTACCTCTGAGTATCGTCGGTTTTTTGCAGCAGGCCCAGTTAGGGGGAGCCGTCTGGTTAGCCCCGGCGATCGCCTGGGTTGCGATTTTATTGGGGGTATTCCTGGCGTGGCTCTGGCTAAACTGGCCTCAACGGTTTCGGCCCACCGATCATCAGCCCACCCCATGGAGCAAATCGGAACGGGGGAGCTTTATGCTCACGGCAATGGTGGGCAATACGGGCTATTTGGGCTATCCCGTTAGTCTCTCGCTGGTGGGTCCCCAGTATTTTGCGTGGGCCTTGTTCTATGACATGGTTGGCACGCTGCTGGGGGCCTATGGCCTGGGGGTGGTGCTGGCCGCCTATTTTGGACGCGGCGATCGCAGCGTTGGCCCATTACTGCGATCGTTGGTCTACAATCCGGCTCCCTGGAGCTTGGGCCTGGGGTTGGTGCTCCGCCAACTCCCCCTCCCCGCCCCCGTTGAACAGGGATTGCTGGGGACAGCCTGGGCGATGTTGGGCCTATCGTTACTGCTGATTGGGATGCGCCTGGGCCAATTATCCTCCTGGCGCAGCTTACAGCAGGGCCTCCAGAGCCTCAGCATTAAAATGCTGACAGTGCCCCTCCTAGTGGGTATTGCCCTATCCCTGGCGGGAATTACCGGCGCACCGCGTCTGGTCCTTGTCCTGCAAGCGGCCATGCCACCCGCCTTTGCCACCCTGGTCATTTCCGAAGCCTATGATCTCGATCGCACCCTGACGGTAACCTGTTTGGCCGTAGGCACAGTGGGGTTGTTGATGACGCTGCCCCTCTGGCTTTGGCTGTTTGGCTTGTAG